Proteins encoded in a region of the Sphingomonas sp. HMP9 genome:
- a CDS encoding PAS domain-containing protein has protein sequence MHRPTIEAGTVNPAQERYDALFEAIDAGFCIIEMVFDGDRAVDYRFVEVNPQFESQTGLVDAVGRTAGELVPDLERFWFDAYAKVALTGEPARFDHGSDAMDRWFDVHAFPVGSGTPRLVAVLFTDVSAYRRAAIATQESEERLNQALAAGNGIGTWDWDIPNDRVKADERFSRLYGVPEELGRKGAPLERFFGGIHPDDLPGTRAAIADALEGDGDFTAEYRLVQPDGAVRWVAAQGRCRFAADGTPSRFPGVSFDITQRKQAELRQNALLNLGDAIRDLTDPDAIAYAASEILGKALQVSRVGYGVIDKVRETIAVERDWNAPGITTLAGTLQFRDYGSYIEDLKAGRTVTIADVDHDPRTRETADMLKGISAASFVNMPLVEQDDLVALIYTNDATPRLWSDDDLVLIREVAERVRAASERLRAEDARRASDEQFRVFAEAVPNQIWAARPDGYLYWFNRQVYAYNGFKPGELDGTEVWVTLMHPDDVALAGERWRHSLATGDSYAAEFRVRGANGDYRWFLVRAEPVRGNDGEILRWVGNNTDIDDSRRQTAQLAQWNETLEDQVATRTRELMQVEEALPQSQKMEAVGQLTGGIAHDFNNLLTGITGSLELLGIRIAQGRLNDVERYSLAAQGAAKRAAALTHRLLAFSRRQTLDPKPTDVNRLVAGLEDLVRRTVGPGVEVEVVASVGLWTTLVDPHQLENALLNLCINARDAMPGGGRLTIETANRWIDARTARERELDAGQYVSLSVSDTGTGMTPDVIAKAFDPFFTTKPLGLGTGLGLSMIYGFARQSGGHVRIYSEVGEGTNVCIYLPRHFGDAEDTETLPEHTDAPRANAGETVLVVDDEPTVRMLVVEVLEELGYAAIEAADGASGLKLLQSDIRVDLLVTDVGLPGGMNGRQMADAARVARPDLKILFITGYAENAVVGNGHLDPGMHVMTKPFAMEALATRIRDLIVAG, from the coding sequence ATGCACCGACCGACGATTGAAGCTGGTACCGTCAATCCAGCGCAGGAGCGATACGACGCGCTGTTCGAAGCGATCGACGCGGGGTTCTGCATCATCGAAATGGTGTTCGATGGCGATCGCGCGGTCGATTACCGGTTCGTCGAGGTCAATCCGCAGTTCGAAAGTCAGACTGGCCTGGTCGACGCGGTCGGTCGGACGGCCGGCGAACTCGTTCCCGATCTGGAGCGCTTCTGGTTCGACGCCTATGCCAAGGTCGCGCTGACTGGCGAGCCGGCGCGGTTCGATCACGGTTCCGACGCGATGGACCGGTGGTTCGACGTTCATGCCTTTCCCGTCGGTTCGGGGACACCGCGCCTCGTCGCGGTGCTGTTCACCGACGTATCGGCGTACCGTCGTGCGGCCATCGCCACGCAGGAAAGCGAGGAACGGCTCAACCAGGCGCTCGCGGCCGGCAACGGCATCGGTACATGGGACTGGGACATCCCGAACGATCGCGTGAAGGCGGACGAGCGGTTCTCGCGACTATACGGCGTCCCTGAGGAACTCGGTCGCAAGGGGGCACCGCTCGAACGGTTCTTTGGTGGCATTCATCCCGACGATCTTCCCGGCACCCGCGCGGCGATCGCCGATGCGCTCGAGGGCGATGGCGATTTCACGGCCGAGTACCGTCTCGTGCAGCCTGACGGCGCGGTCCGCTGGGTCGCCGCGCAGGGCCGCTGCCGGTTCGCCGCCGATGGCACGCCATCGCGGTTTCCCGGTGTCAGCTTCGATATCACCCAGCGCAAGCAGGCGGAGCTCCGACAAAACGCTTTGTTGAATCTTGGCGACGCGATCCGCGACCTGACCGATCCCGACGCGATTGCCTATGCTGCCTCCGAGATCCTGGGCAAGGCGCTCCAGGTGAGCCGGGTCGGCTACGGCGTTATCGACAAGGTGCGCGAGACGATCGCCGTCGAGCGCGACTGGAATGCGCCGGGCATCACGACGCTGGCCGGAACGCTCCAGTTTCGGGACTATGGTTCGTATATCGAAGACCTGAAAGCCGGCCGGACCGTGACCATCGCCGATGTCGATCATGATCCGCGGACCCGCGAGACGGCCGACATGCTCAAGGGGATCAGCGCGGCTTCGTTCGTCAACATGCCGCTGGTCGAGCAGGACGATTTGGTCGCGTTGATCTACACCAACGACGCGACGCCGCGCCTGTGGAGCGACGATGACCTCGTGCTGATCCGCGAAGTTGCCGAGCGGGTCCGGGCGGCCAGCGAGCGGCTGCGGGCAGAAGACGCCCGACGCGCCAGTGACGAACAATTTCGGGTCTTTGCCGAAGCCGTCCCCAATCAGATCTGGGCGGCGCGGCCCGACGGGTATCTCTATTGGTTCAACCGGCAGGTCTACGCATATAATGGGTTCAAACCCGGCGAGCTCGACGGTACCGAGGTGTGGGTCACCTTGATGCATCCCGACGACGTGGCGCTGGCCGGGGAGCGATGGCGTCACTCGCTGGCGACCGGCGATTCCTATGCCGCCGAGTTTCGTGTGCGTGGCGCGAACGGCGACTATCGCTGGTTCCTGGTGCGTGCCGAACCGGTGCGCGGCAATGACGGCGAGATCTTGCGCTGGGTCGGCAACAATACCGACATCGACGACAGCCGCCGGCAGACTGCGCAACTGGCGCAATGGAACGAGACGCTGGAAGACCAGGTCGCAACCCGCACGCGCGAATTGATGCAAGTCGAGGAGGCGTTGCCGCAAAGCCAGAAGATGGAGGCGGTCGGCCAGCTGACCGGAGGGATCGCGCACGATTTCAACAACTTGTTGACCGGTATTACCGGGAGCTTGGAACTGCTCGGCATACGGATCGCGCAAGGCCGGCTGAACGATGTCGAGCGCTATTCCCTGGCCGCGCAAGGCGCCGCCAAGCGCGCCGCGGCGCTGACCCACCGGCTGCTGGCCTTTTCCAGGCGACAGACACTCGATCCCAAGCCGACCGACGTCAACCGGTTGGTCGCGGGTCTCGAGGATCTGGTCCGTCGCACGGTCGGCCCCGGGGTCGAGGTCGAGGTCGTCGCCTCGGTCGGGTTGTGGACGACTTTGGTCGATCCGCACCAGTTGGAGAACGCGTTGCTCAACCTGTGCATCAATGCGCGGGATGCGATGCCGGGCGGCGGGCGGCTGACGATCGAGACCGCCAATCGCTGGATCGACGCGAGGACGGCGCGCGAGCGTGAACTCGATGCGGGGCAATATGTGTCGTTGAGCGTATCCGATACCGGCACGGGGATGACTCCGGACGTGATCGCCAAGGCATTCGATCCCTTTTTCACGACCAAGCCGCTGGGTCTCGGCACCGGGCTGGGCCTGTCGATGATCTATGGCTTTGCGCGGCAATCCGGTGGACACGTCCGGATCTACTCCGAGGTCGGCGAGGGCACCAACGTGTGCATCTATCTGCCCCGGCATTTCGGCGATGCCGAGGATACCGAAACGCTGCCCGAGCACACCGACGCACCGCGGGCGAATGCGGGGGAAACCGTGCTGGTGGTCGACGACGAACCGACCGTCCGGATGCTGGTGGTGGAGGTGCTCGAGGAGCTCGGCTATGCCGCGATCGAAGCCGCGGACGGTGCATCGGGGTTGAAGCTGTTGCAATCCGACATCCGCGTCGACCTGCTGGTCACCGACGTCGGCCTGCCCGGCGGGATGAACGGCCGGCAAATGGCCGACGCGGCACGCGTTGCCCGCCCCGACCTGAAGATCCTCTTCATCACCGGCTATGCGGAGAACGCGGTCGTCGGCAACGGCCATCTCGATCCGGGCATGCATGTCATGACCAAACCTTTCGCGATGGAGGCCCTGGCCACGCGCATCCGGGATTTGATCGTCGCCGGGTGA
- the treY gene encoding malto-oligosyltrehalose synthase: protein MTSSTPRATYRFQFHKDFTFADAEARVPYLDDLGISHLYASPITTARSGSTHGYDVVDPTRINPELGGEEAFRSLVAALRTRDMGVIIDIVPNHMGVAGGENAWWNDVLAHGKTSEFARYFDVDWREKLVLPILGDPLAETLARGAITVEQVDGRYILEAYGEHRLPIRDEDQATAATDDVAALIDRQHYRLASWRVANDELNWRRFFTINDLAGLRAEDPIVFDATHALYFRLYAEGLIDGVRVDHVDGLTDPAGYCRHLRARFDAIERPADAPTGPAYIVIEKILADDEPLSTDWSVDGTSGYDFMAQVTALLHAPGGAEPLAGLWADISGRSADFAPEELRARQELLAWQFDAQHRRCVEAFVALARSAPECDGLTTGMLHRAIKRLLWVFPVYRTYGTGGAAPGGDARIRETVRQRVAEFVPPGEGPVVDRILSWLAGEGPGDTALAADAVRQFQQLSAPIAAKAVEDTAFYRYGRLLSRNDVGFDAARMSLDIDAFHAAMIERARDWPSAMLATATHDHKRGEDVRARLAVLSEVPDLWRARVEHWLELATPYAKGVDPADAYMLLQTLFGAWPANLCGSNAEGLSEYAERIVAWQEKALREAKLQSSWEAPDERYETLCHDLARALLDPERSTAFLDDMTAFVDRIAPAADANSLAQVALRYTVPGVPDLYQGTETTDLSLVDPDNRRPVDYSVRQAMLASASDPKATLIARLLALRRQHPTLFTVGAYEPIAITGARAAHVITFDRTHHGVAVRCVVALRSAGRCLDATDTDGWWADTALSSGERIADLLGESAASVVVLDGAAR from the coding sequence ATGACCTCCTCTACGCCGCGCGCAACCTACCGCTTCCAGTTCCACAAGGACTTCACCTTCGCCGATGCGGAGGCGCGGGTGCCGTATCTCGACGACCTCGGCATCAGCCATCTCTACGCCTCGCCGATCACCACCGCGCGCAGTGGCTCCACGCACGGCTACGACGTCGTCGACCCGACCCGGATCAATCCCGAACTCGGCGGGGAAGAGGCCTTCCGCAGCCTCGTCGCAGCGCTTCGCACCCGCGACATGGGCGTCATCATCGACATCGTCCCCAATCACATGGGCGTTGCCGGTGGTGAGAACGCGTGGTGGAATGATGTCCTAGCACACGGTAAAACCAGCGAATTCGCGCGGTATTTCGATGTCGATTGGCGCGAGAAGCTGGTCCTTCCGATCCTTGGCGATCCGCTTGCCGAAACGCTCGCGCGTGGCGCGATCACAGTCGAGCAGGTCGACGGTCGCTATATCCTCGAAGCGTACGGGGAACATCGCCTGCCGATCCGCGACGAGGACCAGGCGACCGCCGCGACCGACGATGTCGCCGCGCTGATCGATCGCCAGCATTACCGCCTTGCCTCGTGGCGTGTCGCCAACGACGAACTCAACTGGCGACGGTTCTTCACGATCAATGATCTTGCCGGTCTTCGCGCTGAAGACCCGATCGTGTTCGACGCCACGCACGCGCTGTATTTCCGCCTCTACGCCGAAGGCCTGATCGATGGCGTCCGCGTCGATCATGTCGACGGGCTGACCGACCCCGCCGGCTATTGCCGCCACCTCCGTGCTCGCTTCGACGCGATCGAACGCCCCGCCGACGCCCCCACCGGCCCGGCCTATATCGTCATCGAGAAGATCCTTGCCGATGACGAACCGCTCAGCACCGACTGGAGCGTCGACGGTACCAGCGGGTACGACTTCATGGCGCAGGTTACCGCCTTGCTCCATGCGCCCGGCGGCGCCGAACCGCTAGCCGGACTGTGGGCCGACATCAGTGGCCGCTCTGCCGATTTCGCGCCCGAGGAATTGCGCGCCCGCCAGGAACTGCTCGCATGGCAGTTCGACGCGCAGCACCGCCGCTGCGTCGAGGCGTTCGTTGCGCTCGCCCGCTCGGCGCCTGAGTGCGACGGGCTGACGACGGGCATGCTCCACCGCGCCATCAAGCGTCTGCTGTGGGTGTTCCCGGTGTACCGGACGTATGGAACGGGCGGAGCGGCTCCAGGCGGAGATGCCAGGATCCGCGAGACGGTCCGCCAGCGCGTTGCCGAGTTCGTCCCCCCCGGCGAGGGCCCGGTCGTCGACCGGATACTGTCATGGCTGGCAGGCGAGGGGCCTGGCGACACCGCACTGGCCGCCGATGCCGTCCGGCAATTCCAGCAACTTTCCGCGCCGATCGCGGCAAAGGCGGTCGAGGATACCGCATTTTATCGCTACGGCCGTTTGCTGTCGCGCAACGACGTCGGCTTCGACGCAGCGCGGATGTCGCTTGATATCGACGCGTTTCATGCCGCGATGATCGAGCGTGCGCGCGACTGGCCGTCCGCGATGCTTGCCACCGCGACGCACGATCACAAGCGCGGCGAGGACGTTCGCGCGCGGCTTGCGGTGCTGAGCGAGGTCCCGGACCTTTGGCGAGCCCGCGTCGAGCATTGGCTCGAACTGGCTACGCCATATGCCAAGGGCGTCGATCCCGCAGACGCCTATATGTTGCTCCAGACGCTGTTCGGTGCATGGCCGGCGAACCTGTGCGGGTCAAATGCCGAGGGACTCTCGGAGTATGCCGAGCGGATCGTCGCATGGCAGGAGAAGGCGTTGCGCGAAGCCAAGCTCCAGTCGTCCTGGGAGGCGCCGGACGAGCGCTACGAAACCCTATGCCACGACCTCGCCCGTGCTTTGCTCGATCCCGAGCGGTCGACGGCGTTCCTCGACGACATGACGGCGTTCGTCGACCGGATCGCGCCAGCGGCGGACGCGAACAGCCTGGCGCAGGTGGCGTTGCGCTATACCGTTCCGGGCGTTCCCGACCTGTATCAAGGTACCGAAACGACCGATTTGAGCCTGGTGGATCCGGACAACCGCCGGCCGGTCGACTATTCGGTGCGTCAGGCGATGCTCGCATCCGCGTCCGATCCGAAGGCGACGCTGATTGCTCGCCTGCTCGCCCTGCGGCGGCAGCATCCGACGCTGTTCACGGTCGGCGCGTACGAACCGATCGCAATCACGGGCGCGCGCGCGGCGCACGTGATTACGTTCGACCGCACGCATCACGGTGTGGCTGTGCGGTGCGTCGTTGCCTTGCGGAGTGCGGGACGCTGCCTCGACGCGACCGATACCGACGGTTGGTGGGCCGATACCGCTCTGTCGTCCGGCGAAAGGATCGCCGATCTGCTTGGCGAATCCGCCGCCTCGGTGGTCGTGCTGGATGGTGCAGCGCGCTGA
- a CDS encoding IS110 family transposase produces MSEIVTIGLDLAKRVFQVHGADGAGHAILRKKLSRDQLLPFFSTLPPCTVAMEACGGSHFWGRKIALLGHEVRLIPPAYVKPFVKRQKNDAADAEAICEAAQRPSMRFVPVKSEEVQGAASVFRVRELMIRQRTQAINALRGHLTEFGKVVPKGAANISRLIAIVDDPDSGLPAQAVATFRVLVDALVGLDAQIEKLNAEITHRAKENEVAQRLMTIPGIGPLIATAIAVLAPPPETFRRGRDFAAWLGLVPRQHSTGGKQRLGATTKMGERSLRRLLIIGANSVIIKRSVHQAARPGTWLAGMLSRKPSMLVRVALANKMARVAWALMIKGESYRAPAAAA; encoded by the coding sequence ATGTCGGAGATTGTTACGATCGGACTCGATCTGGCGAAGAGAGTGTTCCAAGTCCACGGGGCTGATGGAGCGGGTCATGCGATCCTGCGCAAGAAGCTGAGCCGGGATCAGTTGCTGCCGTTCTTCAGTACGCTTCCGCCGTGCACGGTCGCGATGGAGGCTTGCGGAGGCTCGCATTTCTGGGGGCGGAAGATTGCCCTTCTGGGCCATGAGGTTCGCCTGATCCCGCCGGCGTATGTGAAGCCTTTTGTGAAGCGGCAGAAAAATGATGCGGCGGACGCCGAGGCGATCTGCGAGGCGGCGCAACGCCCATCGATGCGCTTCGTGCCGGTGAAGAGCGAAGAGGTACAGGGAGCTGCCTCGGTGTTCCGGGTCAGGGAGTTGATGATCCGGCAGCGCACCCAGGCGATTAACGCCTTGCGCGGCCATTTGACAGAGTTCGGCAAGGTGGTGCCCAAAGGCGCTGCAAATATCTCCCGCCTGATTGCCATTGTGGATGATCCGGACAGCGGCCTGCCTGCTCAGGCTGTTGCGACATTCCGGGTGCTTGTCGACGCGCTCGTCGGCCTCGACGCGCAGATCGAGAAGCTGAACGCCGAAATCACCCATCGCGCTAAAGAGAATGAAGTCGCGCAAAGGTTGATGACGATCCCCGGCATCGGTCCCCTGATCGCCACAGCCATCGCGGTGCTGGCCCCACCACCGGAGACGTTCCGTCGCGGCCGCGATTTCGCGGCCTGGCTCGGCCTCGTGCCGCGACAACACTCAACGGGCGGCAAGCAACGCCTTGGGGCAACGACGAAGATGGGCGAGCGATCCCTGCGCCGCCTCCTGATCATCGGGGCCAACAGCGTCATCATCAAACGGAGTGTCCATCAGGCAGCTCGACCGGGCACCTGGCTGGCAGGAATGCTGTCGCGCAAGCCGTCGATGCTCGTCCGTGTCGCGCTGGCCAACAAGATGGCGCGCGTCGCCTGGGCGTTGATGATCAAGGGTGAAAGTTACCGGGCTCCGGCTGCGGCGGCATAA
- the malQ gene encoding 4-alpha-glucanotransferase, protein MSALRTLAIAAGLQPEWQDAAGRRQTVSDEALQGILDRLGHPSADEKQIAESLAAIDARNRRGPRFVSVDVGDPITLSSKLTGRADLVLEDGTRTSVLIDEGVLKPIVKTGYHRLEIDGEVIVLLVAPHRCFTIDDALRGRRLWAPAVQIPSLRDETSKAFGDFGTLAETARAFAERGADAIAISPTHALFPADASRYSPYAPSSRQFLNGLYGDASAFAGTTDDVAPDLIDWQGAIPSKLARLRRTFDQDIHMLGKILDAFRCDGGDALERHAEFDALHAHFFATTGARGWQQWPTDYHDPASPAVRRFVTEHADDVTFYMFLQWLARRDLDAAQTAATDAGMAIGLIADLAVGMDPGGSHGWSRRGDLLTGLSIGAPPDPLGPDGQSWGITGFDPQALRDTGFAPFIATIRAALAHAGGIRIDHAFGLRRLWVVPESASAAEGAYLDMPFDDLMRIIAMESQRAKAIVIGEDLGTVPDGFREAMDARAMLGMRVLWFERNADGFVPPATWSSDAVAMTGTHDLATIAGWWSGRDIDWTWDLGRKSDAVDEAADRAARAEDRAALWSAFGTGTEQPAPDDTGPVLDAAIAHVAGAPCRLAIIPIEDIAGLIEQPNLPGTIDEHPNWRRRMPDTTEALLTRTHVAARIDTLNAQRPA, encoded by the coding sequence ATGAGCGCGCTACGAACGCTGGCCATCGCCGCCGGCCTGCAACCCGAATGGCAGGACGCCGCTGGTCGCCGCCAGACCGTTAGCGATGAGGCATTGCAGGGCATCCTCGATCGCCTCGGTCATCCGTCGGCCGACGAAAAGCAGATTGCCGAAAGCCTCGCTGCGATCGATGCGCGGAATAGGCGCGGACCCCGTTTCGTGTCGGTCGATGTCGGCGACCCGATCACGCTCTCCTCGAAGCTGACGGGCAGGGCGGATCTCGTCCTCGAAGACGGTACGCGAACGTCGGTCTTGATCGACGAGGGCGTGCTGAAACCGATCGTGAAGACGGGCTATCATCGTCTCGAAATCGATGGCGAGGTGATCGTGCTGCTCGTTGCGCCGCACCGGTGCTTCACGATCGACGACGCCCTACGGGGGCGCAGATTGTGGGCACCCGCCGTCCAGATCCCGAGCCTGCGGGACGAGACGAGCAAGGCATTTGGCGATTTCGGCACGCTCGCCGAGACCGCCCGAGCGTTCGCCGAGCGCGGCGCCGACGCGATCGCGATCAGCCCCACCCACGCGTTGTTCCCGGCCGATGCCAGCCGGTACAGTCCCTATGCGCCATCGAGCCGCCAATTCCTCAACGGGTTGTACGGCGATGCGTCCGCATTCGCTGGGACGACGGACGACGTTGCTCCGGACCTGATTGACTGGCAAGGTGCGATACCGTCGAAGCTCGCACGACTTCGCAGAACCTTCGACCAGGATATTCATATGCTTGGCAAAATTCTCGACGCGTTCAGGTGCGATGGCGGAGATGCGCTCGAACGTCACGCCGAGTTCGACGCCCTTCACGCACATTTCTTCGCGACCACCGGCGCGCGAGGCTGGCAGCAATGGCCAACCGACTATCACGATCCTGCAAGCCCAGCCGTCCGCCGGTTCGTCACCGAGCACGCCGACGACGTTACGTTCTACATGTTCCTCCAATGGCTCGCCCGGCGCGATCTCGACGCCGCGCAAACGGCGGCCACGGACGCCGGCATGGCGATCGGCCTGATCGCCGATCTTGCCGTCGGCATGGACCCGGGCGGTAGCCACGGCTGGAGCCGCCGCGGCGATCTGCTGACTGGCCTCTCGATCGGCGCACCGCCCGATCCGTTGGGTCCTGACGGCCAGAGCTGGGGCATCACCGGCTTCGATCCTCAAGCGCTGCGCGATACCGGCTTCGCGCCCTTCATCGCGACGATCCGCGCCGCGCTCGCGCATGCCGGCGGCATTCGTATCGACCACGCCTTCGGTCTTCGTCGGCTCTGGGTCGTCCCCGAAAGCGCCTCCGCCGCGGAGGGCGCGTATCTCGACATGCCGTTCGACGACCTGATGCGGATCATCGCGATGGAATCGCAGCGCGCCAAGGCTATCGTCATCGGCGAAGATCTCGGCACCGTTCCCGACGGGTTCCGCGAGGCGATGGACGCGCGAGCGATGCTGGGGATGCGCGTGCTCTGGTTCGAGCGCAACGCCGACGGCTTCGTGCCCCCCGCGACTTGGTCGTCCGACGCCGTCGCGATGACCGGAACACACGATCTCGCGACCATCGCGGGCTGGTGGAGCGGTCGCGACATCGACTGGACCTGGGACCTAGGCCGCAAGTCCGACGCGGTCGACGAAGCGGCAGACCGCGCCGCGCGCGCCGAAGATCGCGCCGCGCTCTGGTCCGCGTTCGGCACCGGTACCGAGCAACCCGCGCCCGACGATACCGGACCCGTCCTCGACGCCGCGATCGCGCATGTCGCCGGCGCACCCTGTAGGCTCGCGATCATCCCGATCGAGGATATCGCCGGACTTATCGAGCAACCCAACTTGCCCGGCACGATCGACGAGCACCCCAATTGGCGCCGCCGCATGCCGGACACGACCGAGGCGCTGCTGACCCGCACCCACGTCGCCGCCCGCATCGACACGCTCAACGCCCAGAGACCCGCATGA
- a CDS encoding TonB-dependent receptor: MKTMLFGATALAALLSSQAHAQTGTADPATSAPAPASASVGAPASVGATNQRDIIVTAPIQTSERDVLQGTTVLTGQELTRQLRPSIGETLARQPGVSASSFGPSASRPILRGFQGDRIRVLTDGIGSIDVSNTSVDHAVIIDPLLAERIEILRGPSALLYGTSAVGGVVNVIDTRIPRSVPENGYRVNGIANYGSAADERSGGMAGDVAVGQHLVLHADGSYLKSGDLRTGGYILSRDARAQALATAAEPVDPNEADPIDYAASARLKGKLPNTQAETWTAGAGASIITDTGNLGISYSHYDSLYGVPIRYATQPGQEQEAPRLDVVQNRVDLRGEIDTGGDVFSKIRVRVGQASYRHFELEEDNSVGTAFYNKGLEGRLEVVQANRGGWQGASGVQFYNRIFNVVGDEAFLPKNETNQTGLFTLQQYESGKFHAEGGVRYEITDLAARTPEDDLRFFRGSQSYHSVSGSLGASYALTDSVRIGLNGSRTERAPSSEELFANGAHAGTQAYELGNPDFKLEKSWGLEGTLHAHGDGFSFDASAYYNWFSNYISENQVARSVCQAAADPSGRTVDLPCFQYQQADARYYGFEADASVKVAQIGGYAVNADVLGDYVHANIVDQGPVPRIPPMRVLGGIEAQGDRINGRVEVEHVFDQNRIAAFETTTNAYTMVNASIGLSPFGKDSKTTLLLSANNLFDVNARRATSFLKDFAPLAGRDFRATLRFGL; encoded by the coding sequence ATGAAGACGATGCTGTTCGGCGCCACAGCCCTGGCTGCGCTCCTTTCCTCTCAGGCTCACGCGCAGACCGGGACGGCGGATCCCGCGACGTCAGCGCCTGCCCCAGCCTCCGCATCGGTCGGCGCCCCGGCATCGGTCGGCGCCACCAACCAGCGCGACATCATCGTCACCGCGCCGATCCAGACCAGCGAGCGCGACGTGTTGCAGGGCACCACAGTCCTCACCGGCCAGGAACTCACCCGCCAGCTGCGCCCGTCGATCGGCGAGACGCTCGCCCGCCAGCCCGGCGTGTCGGCCAGCTCGTTCGGCCCCAGCGCCTCGCGGCCGATCCTGCGCGGCTTCCAGGGCGACCGCATCCGCGTGCTGACCGACGGGATCGGCTCGATCGACGTGTCGAACACCTCGGTCGACCACGCGGTCATCATCGACCCGCTGCTCGCCGAGCGCATCGAGATCCTGCGCGGGCCCAGCGCGCTCCTGTACGGCACGTCGGCGGTCGGCGGCGTGGTCAACGTCATCGATACGCGCATTCCGCGGTCGGTGCCCGAGAACGGCTACCGCGTGAACGGCATCGCCAACTATGGTTCGGCCGCCGACGAGCGGTCCGGCGGCATGGCCGGCGACGTTGCGGTCGGCCAGCACCTCGTGCTGCACGCCGATGGCTCGTACCTGAAGTCCGGCGACCTGCGCACCGGCGGGTACATCCTGTCGCGCGACGCCCGCGCACAGGCACTCGCTACCGCCGCCGAGCCGGTCGATCCGAACGAGGCCGACCCGATCGACTATGCCGCCTCCGCCCGTTTGAAGGGCAAGCTGCCCAACACGCAGGCCGAGACCTGGACCGCGGGCGCCGGTGCATCGATCATCACCGACACCGGCAATCTGGGCATCTCGTACAGCCACTATGACAGCCTGTACGGCGTGCCGATCCGCTACGCCACGCAACCCGGCCAGGAGCAGGAAGCACCGCGCCTCGACGTCGTCCAGAACCGAGTCGACCTGCGCGGCGAGATCGACACCGGCGGCGACGTGTTCAGCAAGATCCGCGTCCGCGTCGGCCAGGCGAGCTATCGCCACTTCGAGCTGGAGGAAGATAATTCCGTCGGCACCGCCTTCTACAACAAGGGCCTCGAAGGACGCCTCGAAGTCGTCCAGGCGAACCGCGGCGGGTGGCAGGGTGCGTCGGGCGTCCAGTTCTACAACCGCATCTTCAACGTGGTCGGCGACGAAGCCTTCCTGCCGAAGAACGAGACCAACCAGACCGGCCTCTTCACGCTTCAGCAGTATGAATCGGGCAAGTTCCACGCCGAGGGTGGCGTCCGCTACGAGATTACCGACCTCGCCGCGCGCACGCCCGAGGACGATCTCCGCTTCTTCCGCGGCAGCCAGAGCTATCATTCGGTCTCGGGGTCGCTCGGTGCATCCTATGCGCTGACCGACAGCGTCCGTATCGGCCTGAACGGCTCGCGCACCGAGCGTGCGCCCTCGTCCGAAGAACTGTTCGCGAACGGCGCGCATGCCGGCACGCAGGCGTACGAACTCGGCAACCCCGACTTCAAGCTCGAAAAGTCCTGGGGACTGGAAGGCACGCTGCACGCGCACGGCGATGGCTTCAGCTTCGACGCGTCGGCCTATTACAACTGGTTCTCGAACTACATCTCGGAGAACCAGGTCGCACGGTCGGTCTGCCAGGCGGCGGCCGATCCGTCGGGTCGCACCGTCGACCTGCCCTGCTTCCAGTATCAGCAGGCCGATGCGCGCTATTACGGGTTCGAGGCGGATGCGTCGGTGAAGGTCGCGCAGATCGGGGGCTATGCGGTCAACGCCGACGTACTCGGCGATTACGTCCACGCCAACATCGTCGATCAGGGCCCCGTCCCGCGCATCCCGCCGATGCGCGTGCTTGGGGGGATCGAGGCACAAGGCGACCGGATCAACGGCCGCGTCGAGGTCGAGCACGTGTTCGACCAGAACCGGATCGCCGCATTCGAGACGACGACCAACGCCTATACGATGGTCAACGCCTCGATCGGCCTCAGCCCGTTCGGCAAGGATTCGAAGACGACGCTGTTGCTGAGCGCGAACAACTTGTTCGACGTGAACGCACGGCGCGCGACCAGCTTCCTGAAGGACTTCGCGCCGCTCGCCGGACGCGATTTCCGCGCGACATTGCGCTTCGGTCTGTAA